From a single Scomber japonicus isolate fScoJap1 chromosome 12, fScoJap1.pri, whole genome shotgun sequence genomic region:
- the LOC128368602 gene encoding heterogeneous nuclear ribonucleoprotein C-like — protein sequence MDRSPTTSSLMAASNVTNKTDPRSLNSRVFIGNLNTLLVTKADVEAIFSKYGKIVGCSIHKGYAFVQFANERNARSAVTGEDGRMIVGQVLDINLAGEPKPHRSKTTKRSAGDMYSSSSSFDLDYDFQRDYYNRMYSYPSRVPAPPPPLSRAVIPSKRPRVSLSSGGSSRRTKSSFSSSSKASQRASSSRTMKVDELQTIKRELTQIKSKVDDLLESLERMEKDHIKKSAKKTEPGEVTSPPHTSNKKDDGIKRERDCQEMNDSDEEDDEDEEEGDLLEEEEVKSQEREDDDEEEEEEEEGEHVEGDDDADSVNGEEDS from the exons ATGGA TCGCTCACCCACCACCTCCAGCCTGATGGCCGCCAGCAACGTCACCAACAAGACCGACCCCCGCTCCCTTAACTCACGGGTCTTCATCGGCAACCTCAACACCCTGCTGGTCACCAAGGCGGACGTAGAGGCCATCTTCTCCAAGTACGGCAAAATCGTGGGCTGCTCCATCCACAAGGGCTACGCCTTCGTTCAGTTCGCCAACGAGAGGAACGCCCGATCTGCCGTCACCGGCGAGGACGGGCGGATGATTGTTGGACAAGTACTTG aCATCAATCTTGCTGGAGAACCCAAACCACACCGGTCAAAAACAACTAAACGCTCAGCTGGAGACATGTACAG CAGCAGTTCCTCGTTCGACCTCGACTACGACTTCCAGAGAGATTATTACAACAG AATGTACTCGTACCCGTCCCGCGTCCCcgctccccctccccccttgtCGCGGGCCGTGATCCCGTCCAAGCGTCCTCGGGTCAGCCTCAGCAGCGGAGGAAGCAGCCGGCGAACCAAGAGcagcttctcttcttcctctaagGCCAGTCAGAGGGCTTCATCGTCCAGAACGA tgAAAGTGGACGAGCTGCAGACCATCAAGCGGGAGTTGACTCAGATTAAAAGCAAAGTTGACGACCTGCTGGAGAGCCTGGAGCGAATGGAGAAGGACCACATCAAGAAGTCAG CAAAGAAAACAGAGCCGGGTGAGGTGACATCGCCACCACACACAAGCAACAAGAAGGACGACGGaataaagagggagagggatTGCCAGGAGATGAATGACTCAGATGAGGAGGACGacgaagatgaagaggagggagatctgctggaggaggaagag GTGAAGAGTCAAGAGCGGGAGGACGACgacgaagaagaggaggaagaggaggaaggcgAGCACGTGGAAGGAGACGACGATGCTGACAGTGTCAACGGCGAAGAGGACTCGTAG